A section of the Burkholderiales bacterium genome encodes:
- the phoR gene encoding phosphate regulon sensor histidine kinase PhoR, with protein sequence MSDLWTRALGALALYVLGALILWPLAGATVAAVFLALAMAGHALYHLRQLAKLARWLRDPQLSTVPQAGGAWGDVFAELYQIVRRQSKSRHQLSEALARFRRAGEAMPDGVVILDENDEIEWLNPVAERQLGLNLETDAGRPITYLLRQTQFHEYLAAQNYAEPLILKSARNPELTLSIQLVPFGAKQKLLISRDISRFEQLETVRRDFVANVSHELRTPLTVVGGFLETLHEHPDLPPEERNHQIELMLEQTRRMQRLVEDLLTLSRLESASNPLQEAPVNVPALITRLLREAESLSRGRHRVRAEIHSDAWLMGAEGELASAFGNLISNAIRYTPAGGEVVLRWERTGDGARFSVRDTGIGIEPQHIPRLTERFYRVDRSRSRETGGTGLGLSIVKHVLTRHQARLEIQSEVGKGSTFAACFPANRVIAPKERSALAEERG encoded by the coding sequence ATGTCTGATCTCTGGACGCGCGCCCTTGGCGCGCTCGCCCTCTACGTCCTCGGTGCCCTGATTCTGTGGCCGCTGGCAGGGGCCACCGTGGCGGCCGTTTTCCTCGCCCTGGCGATGGCCGGCCATGCCCTCTATCACCTGCGCCAGTTGGCCAAACTGGCCCGGTGGCTGCGCGATCCCCAGCTCAGCACCGTTCCCCAGGCGGGCGGCGCCTGGGGCGATGTGTTCGCGGAGCTCTACCAGATCGTGCGCCGGCAATCGAAAAGCCGGCATCAGTTGTCGGAGGCGCTGGCCCGCTTCCGTCGCGCCGGCGAGGCCATGCCCGACGGCGTGGTGATCCTGGACGAAAACGATGAAATCGAGTGGCTCAACCCGGTGGCCGAGCGGCAGTTGGGGCTCAACCTGGAAACCGATGCCGGCCGGCCCATCACCTATCTTCTGCGCCAGACCCAGTTCCACGAGTATCTCGCCGCGCAAAACTACGCCGAGCCGCTCATTCTGAAATCCGCCCGCAATCCCGAGCTCACCCTCTCCATCCAGCTCGTGCCCTTCGGTGCCAAGCAGAAGCTGCTCATTTCCCGCGACATCAGTCGCTTCGAGCAACTGGAGACGGTGCGCCGGGACTTCGTGGCCAATGTGTCCCATGAGTTGCGCACCCCCCTCACCGTGGTGGGCGGCTTCCTCGAAACCCTGCACGAACATCCCGACCTGCCGCCGGAAGAACGCAACCACCAGATCGAGCTCATGCTGGAGCAAACCCGCCGCATGCAGAGGCTGGTGGAGGACCTGCTCACCCTCTCCCGCCTGGAGAGCGCGTCCAACCCGTTGCAGGAAGCGCCGGTGAACGTGCCGGCACTCATCACCCGCCTGCTCAGGGAAGCGGAAAGCCTCTCCCGCGGCCGCCATCGGGTGCGCGCGGAGATCCACAGCGACGCCTGGCTGATGGGCGCGGAAGGGGAGCTTGCCAGTGCCTTCGGCAACCTCATCAGCAACGCCATCCGCTACACGCCGGCCGGGGGCGAAGTGGTGCTGCGCTGGGAACGCACCGGGGATGGTGCGCGCTTTTCCGTGCGGGATACCGGCATCGGCATCGAGCCGCAACACATTCCCCGCCTCACCGAACGCTTCTACCGTGTCGATCGCAGCCGTTCCCGGGAGACGGGCGGCACGGGGCTTGGGCTTTCCATCGTCAAGCACGTGCTCACCCGCCACCAGGCCCGTCTGGAAATCCAAAGCGAAGTGGGCAAGGGCAGCACCTTTGCCGCCTGTTTTCCTGCAAACCGCGTGATCGCCCCCAAGGAGCGCAGCGCTTTGGCGGAGGAGCGCGGCTAG
- the phoB gene encoding phosphate regulon transcriptional regulator PhoB, protein MPATVLVVEDEPAIQALVSFNLKQAGHTVVQAESAEEASRLMKEAIPDLILLDWMLPGQSGIEFARRLKADRHTRDIPIIMLTARGEEMDRVRGLESGADDYVTKPFSPRELMARIKAVLRRRAPQMTDEPVEINGLVLNPVTHRVTGNGVPLNLGPTEFRLLHFLMTHPERVHSRAQLLDQVWGSHVFVEERTVDVHIRRLRRALEPTGHDALIQTVRGAGYRFSAQT, encoded by the coding sequence ATGCCAGCGACAGTACTGGTGGTGGAAGACGAGCCCGCAATCCAGGCGCTCGTGAGTTTCAACCTGAAGCAGGCCGGCCACACGGTGGTCCAGGCGGAAAGCGCCGAGGAGGCCAGCCGGCTCATGAAGGAGGCCATCCCCGATCTCATTCTCCTGGACTGGATGCTGCCCGGCCAGTCCGGCATCGAGTTCGCCCGCCGGCTCAAGGCCGACCGCCACACGCGGGACATTCCCATCATCATGCTCACCGCCCGCGGCGAGGAGATGGACCGCGTGCGTGGCCTGGAAAGCGGCGCCGACGATTATGTCACCAAGCCCTTTTCGCCGCGGGAGCTCATGGCGCGCATCAAGGCGGTGCTGCGCCGGCGCGCCCCGCAGATGACGGACGAGCCGGTGGAGATCAATGGTCTTGTCCTCAATCCGGTCACCCATCGCGTCACCGGCAACGGCGTGCCCCTCAACCTCGGGCCCACCGAATTCCGTCTGCTGCATTTCCTCATGACCCATCCGGAGCGGGTGCATTCCCGCGCCCAGCTTCTGGACCAGGTGTGGGGCAGCCATGTCTTCGTCGAGGAAAGGACAGTGGACGTGCACATCCGGCGGCTGCGCCGGGCACTGGAACCCACCGGCCACGATGCACTCATCCAGACCGTCCGCGGGGCCGGTTACCGCTTCTCCGCCCAAACCTGA
- a CDS encoding aminopeptidase: MEVSGKAVPITDVLADPATDPELARRLAVVLAAREFASRELKLPDNDSFRRYADLGRRYAVWNVFAAPEFSLKPLEWCFPVAGCVAYRGYFSEAAAQAAAAELTAAGFDVFVAGIPTYSTLGWFADPVLNTFIRYPEGELVGLIFHELAHQTVYLPGDTAFNESFATAVEEAGVRRWFARQPDSSPARAWEETRQRRQDFHALLFRIRDQLARAFAEAADEADARARKAAILRAAEAEYEGLRASWGGYSGYDRWFRSSPLNTAKLASATLYLDHLPAFRTLLGCLDGDLPAFYEAARGLAKLPAPERNSLLAGLAGGERCVVLTPSGATPIMGGMTSSLSSTP; the protein is encoded by the coding sequence ATGGAAGTGAGTGGCAAGGCCGTACCCATCACCGATGTCCTCGCCGATCCGGCCACCGATCCGGAGCTTGCCCGGCGGCTTGCCGTGGTGCTGGCGGCGCGGGAGTTCGCCAGCCGGGAGCTGAAACTTCCGGACAACGACAGTTTCCGCCGCTACGCGGACCTCGGGCGGCGCTACGCGGTGTGGAATGTCTTCGCCGCGCCGGAGTTTTCCCTCAAACCGCTGGAGTGGTGTTTCCCGGTGGCGGGCTGTGTCGCCTACCGCGGCTATTTTTCCGAAGCGGCGGCGCAGGCGGCAGCGGCCGAGCTTACGGCAGCGGGTTTCGATGTCTTCGTCGCCGGCATTCCCACCTATTCCACCCTGGGCTGGTTTGCCGATCCCGTACTCAACACCTTCATCCGTTATCCGGAAGGGGAGCTCGTCGGCCTCATTTTCCATGAGCTGGCCCATCAGACGGTTTACCTGCCGGGGGATACCGCGTTCAATGAATCCTTCGCCACCGCCGTGGAGGAGGCGGGCGTGCGCCGCTGGTTTGCCCGGCAGCCGGATTCCTCCCCGGCGCGGGCATGGGAGGAGACGAGACAACGCCGTCAGGACTTCCACGCCCTGCTGTTCCGCATCCGCGACCAACTGGCCCGGGCTTTCGCCGAGGCCGCGGACGAGGCAGACGCCCGCGCCCGCAAGGCCGCCATCCTGCGCGCAGCGGAAGCGGAATACGAAGGCCTGCGCGCAAGCTGGGGCGGCTATTCCGGTTATGACCGCTGGTTCCGTTCAAGCCCCCTTAACACCGCCAAGCTGGCTTCCGCCACCCTCTATCTCGATCACCTGCCGGCCTTCCGCACCCTGCTGGGTTGTCTCGACGGTGATCTGCCGGCTTTCTATGAGGCGGCGCGCGGCCTGGCAAAGCTGCCCGCGCCTGAGCGCAACAGCCTTCTCGCCGGGCTTGCGGGGGGAGAGCGCTGCGTGGTTTTGACCCCCTCCGGGGCAACCCCTATCATGGGTGGCATGACCTCCTCCCTTTCCTCCACGCCATGA
- a CDS encoding phosphoribosyltransferase domain-containing protein: protein MSQVPGSRFCLYDTQALSAVLDAMAWQAAGLFTGRRDVIVVGILRRGAPLADMLFTRLARDFHVPGLSRLDLAIKRYGDDLTLLHPETRLTENPAHAGLDLSGRSLIVVDDVMYKGYSMLRAVEYLAGKGAAEIRTAVLVDRGAAKLPVRTDIVGVTLNVAPTDIIECNVPPYEPTLKIDLLRPARA from the coding sequence ATGAGCCAGGTCCCGGGCAGCCGCTTTTGCCTCTACGATACCCAAGCACTTTCCGCCGTGCTGGATGCCATGGCCTGGCAGGCGGCGGGGCTTTTTACCGGGCGGCGGGACGTGATCGTGGTGGGCATCCTGCGCCGCGGAGCCCCGCTGGCCGATATGCTTTTCACGCGGCTTGCGCGGGATTTCCATGTGCCGGGTCTGTCACGCCTGGATCTTGCCATCAAACGCTATGGGGACGATCTCACCCTGCTTCACCCCGAGACGCGGCTCACAGAAAACCCCGCCCACGCGGGGCTCGATCTTTCCGGGCGTTCCCTCATCGTGGTGGACGATGTGATGTACAAGGGTTATTCGATGCTGCGTGCGGTGGAGTACCTGGCCGGCAAGGGGGCGGCGGAGATCCGCACCGCGGTGCTGGTGGATCGGGGCGCGGCGAAACTGCCGGTGCGCACCGACATCGTCGGTGTCACCCTCAACGTCGCCCCCACTGACATCATCGAGTGCAACGTGCCGCCCTACGAACCTACCCTGAAGATCGACCTGCTGCGCCCGGCGCGGGCCTGA
- a CDS encoding nodulation protein NfeD: protein MSRALLLFLVFVALPAVAAPRVVMLAVDGAISPASADYVVRGITRAEESQAEAVVLRLDTPGGLDSAMRDIIRKILASRVPVIAWVAPEGARAASAGTYILYAAHVAAMAPATNLGAATPVAIGGPMPEGPGEPKKQPGAEKGAEPSAMTKKQIHDAAAYIRGLAQLRGRNGEWAERAVREAVSLSAEEALREKVIDVIAADLPSLLAAVDGRRVRVGEAERPLATRNAQVEERLPDWRTRLLAVITDPGVAYILLLLGMYGLIFEFSNPGFGIAGVMGAICLLLALFAFQLLPISYAGLALILLGVGLLIAEVFVPSFGVLGLGGIVAFVAGSIMLMDREVAGAGVPLGLIGAFTVATAVFILVVGRMALASRRRPVVSGREELPGSAAEVVEVKDGMAWVRVHGELWRAQSDTPLAVGDRVKVRSVDGLTLQVDKN from the coding sequence ATGAGCCGTGCCCTGTTGCTTTTCCTGGTCTTTGTCGCGCTGCCGGCGGTGGCCGCGCCGCGGGTGGTGATGCTGGCCGTGGATGGGGCCATCTCGCCCGCCAGCGCGGATTATGTGGTGCGGGGCATTACCCGTGCCGAGGAGAGCCAAGCGGAAGCGGTGGTGCTGCGGCTCGACACCCCCGGCGGGCTCGATTCGGCCATGCGAGACATCATCCGCAAAATCCTCGCCTCCCGCGTGCCGGTGATCGCCTGGGTGGCACCGGAGGGGGCGCGGGCCGCCAGCGCCGGCACCTACATCCTCTATGCCGCCCACGTGGCGGCCATGGCCCCCGCCACCAATCTCGGGGCGGCGACACCGGTGGCCATCGGGGGACCCATGCCGGAAGGCCCTGGCGAACCAAAAAAACAACCGGGCGCCGAGAAGGGCGCCGAGCCCTCCGCCATGACGAAAAAGCAAATCCATGATGCCGCGGCCTATATCCGCGGGTTGGCGCAGCTACGGGGGCGCAATGGGGAATGGGCGGAGCGCGCGGTGCGCGAGGCGGTGAGTCTGTCCGCCGAAGAGGCCTTGCGGGAGAAGGTGATCGATGTCATCGCGGCGGATCTCCCTTCGCTGCTTGCCGCGGTGGATGGCCGGCGGGTCAGGGTGGGGGAGGCCGAGCGCCCGCTTGCCACGCGTAATGCCCAGGTGGAGGAGCGCCTGCCCGACTGGCGCACGCGACTGCTTGCCGTCATCACCGATCCCGGCGTGGCCTACATCCTCCTCCTTCTGGGCATGTACGGGCTCATCTTCGAGTTTTCCAATCCGGGTTTCGGCATCGCCGGTGTGATGGGGGCGATCTGTCTCCTCCTTGCCCTGTTCGCTTTTCAACTGCTGCCCATCAGCTATGCCGGGCTCGCCCTCATCCTGCTGGGGGTGGGACTGCTCATCGCCGAGGTGTTCGTGCCCAGTTTCGGTGTGCTGGGGCTGGGGGGCATCGTTGCTTTCGTCGCCGGCTCCATCATGCTCATGGACCGCGAGGTGGCGGGGGCCGGTGTGCCGTTGGGTCTCATCGGCGCCTTCACCGTGGCCACCGCCGTTTTCATTCTGGTGGTGGGCCGCATGGCCCTGGCCTCGCGCAGGCGCCCGGTGGTGAGCGGCCGCGAGGAACTCCCGGGTAGCGCCGCCGAGGTGGTGGAGGTGAAGGACGGGATGGCCTGGGTGCGGGTCCACGGTGAATTGTGGCGGGCGCAAAGCGATACGCCCCTCGCGGTGGGCGACAGGGTAAAGGTGCGGTCGGTGGATGGCCTCACCCTGCAGGTGGACAAAAACTGA
- a CDS encoding slipin family protein has translation MVELIFGSGWLLILIIAFLVSALKILREYERGVVFMLGRFWKVKGPGLVVVIPGIQQMVRVDLRTIVMDVPSQDVISRDNVSVKVNAVVYFRVVDPAKAIIQVEDYLSATSQLAQTTLRAVLGKHELDDMLAERERLNLDIQTVLDQQTDAWGIKVSNVEIKHVDIDESMVRAIARQAEAERERRAKVIHAEGELQASQKLAQAAEVLARQPAAIQLRYLETLTAIAADKNSTIVFPLPIDLIDAILNKKS, from the coding sequence ATGGTGGAACTCATTTTCGGCTCGGGCTGGCTGCTCATTCTCATCATCGCCTTCCTCGTCTCGGCGCTGAAGATTCTGCGCGAATACGAGCGGGGCGTGGTGTTCATGCTGGGACGGTTCTGGAAGGTGAAGGGGCCGGGACTGGTGGTGGTCATTCCCGGCATCCAGCAGATGGTGCGGGTGGATTTGCGCACCATCGTCATGGATGTGCCCAGTCAGGATGTGATCTCCCGCGACAACGTCTCGGTGAAGGTGAACGCGGTGGTTTATTTCCGCGTGGTGGACCCCGCCAAGGCCATCATCCAGGTGGAGGATTACCTCTCGGCCACCAGCCAGTTGGCGCAGACCACCCTGCGCGCCGTGCTGGGCAAGCACGAGCTCGATGACATGCTGGCGGAGCGGGAGCGGCTCAATCTGGACATCCAGACCGTGCTCGACCAGCAGACGGATGCCTGGGGCATCAAGGTGTCCAATGTGGAAATCAAGCATGTGGACATCGACGAGTCCATGGTGCGGGCCATTGCCCGGCAGGCGGAAGCGGAGCGGGAGCGCCGGGCCAAGGTCATTCACGCCGAAGGCGAGCTGCAGGCCTCCCAGAAACTGGCTCAGGCGGCAGAGGTGCTGGCGCGGCAGCCGGCCGCCATCCAACTGCGTTATCTGGAGACCCTGACGGCGATCGCCGCCGACAAGAACTCCACCATCGTCTTCCCCCTGCCCATCGATCTCATCGATGCGATCCTGAACAAAAAATCCTGA
- the dacB gene encoding D-alanyl-D-alanine carboxypeptidase/D-alanyl-D-alanine-endopeptidase gives MLFPLPAAAQLPAELARALEETGLPPTSLALFVQELGSPTPLIAHQADRPMNPASVIKLVTTFAALEALTPAYRWRTEVYADGEEDGGRLKGRLYFKGYGDPRITLETLWLWLRELRARGLRKIDGDVVLDRSHFDLPPEDPAAFDGKPLRPYNVGPDALLLNFRTQRLHILPQSGRLHVRLEAAAGLALDNRLRPVAGPCGDWKNNLAATVEKTRRGVLLRLGGEYPLSCGEQSAHFALFDADTQAELLLNSLWQELGGRLRGRVKAGTVADGARLMARFESAPLAEVVRDINKFSNNVMARQVYLTLGAELFGPPATPEKAALAVKTVLASRGLDFVELQPGNGAGLDRGTRITARHLAALLGAARASLWYPEFAASLPLVGLDGTVRHRLAGQPVAGQARLKSGSLDDVRALAGYSRDAKGREMIVVCLINDPQAARARPFQDSLLAWLFARP, from the coding sequence TTGCTTTTCCCCCTCCCCGCGGCAGCGCAACTGCCGGCAGAGCTGGCGCGTGCCCTGGAGGAAACCGGCCTGCCGCCCACAAGCCTCGCTCTCTTTGTCCAGGAGCTGGGCAGCCCCACTCCCCTCATCGCCCACCAGGCGGACCGCCCCATGAACCCCGCCTCGGTGATCAAACTGGTGACCACTTTCGCCGCGCTGGAGGCCCTCACCCCCGCCTATCGCTGGCGCACGGAAGTCTATGCCGATGGGGAGGAGGACGGCGGGCGGCTGAAGGGCCGACTCTATTTCAAGGGTTATGGCGATCCCCGCATCACCCTCGAGACCCTTTGGCTTTGGCTGCGGGAGCTGCGCGCGCGGGGTTTGCGAAAGATCGATGGCGATGTGGTGCTCGACCGCAGTCATTTCGATTTGCCGCCGGAAGACCCCGCGGCCTTCGACGGAAAGCCCCTCCGGCCTTACAACGTGGGGCCCGATGCCCTGCTCCTCAATTTCCGCACCCAGCGCCTCCACATCCTGCCGCAAAGCGGCCGCCTTCACGTTCGCCTGGAAGCGGCAGCGGGTCTTGCCCTCGACAACCGGCTGCGCCCCGTGGCCGGCCCCTGCGGGGACTGGAAGAACAATCTCGCCGCCACCGTGGAAAAAACGCGGCGGGGGGTGCTGTTGCGGCTTGGCGGCGAGTATCCCCTCTCCTGTGGTGAGCAGTCGGCCCATTTCGCCCTCTTCGATGCCGACACCCAGGCCGAACTGCTCCTGAACAGCCTCTGGCAGGAACTGGGCGGCCGTTTAAGGGGGCGGGTCAAAGCCGGCACGGTTGCCGATGGGGCGCGGCTCATGGCCCGTTTCGAATCGGCGCCCCTTGCCGAGGTGGTGCGCGACATCAACAAGTTCAGCAACAATGTGATGGCGCGACAGGTTTACCTCACCCTCGGCGCGGAGCTCTTCGGCCCCCCCGCCACCCCGGAAAAAGCGGCCCTGGCGGTGAAGACGGTGCTGGCAAGCCGCGGCCTCGATTTTGTGGAACTGCAGCCGGGCAATGGCGCGGGACTGGACCGGGGCACCCGCATCACCGCGCGGCACCTTGCCGCGCTATTGGGGGCGGCAAGGGCCTCGCTCTGGTATCCCGAGTTCGCCGCCTCACTCCCCCTGGTGGGGCTCGACGGCACGGTGCGCCACCGCCTTGCGGGGCAGCCCGTGGCAGGACAGGCGCGTCTCAAGTCCGGCTCCCTCGACGATGTGCGGGCGCTGGCCGGCTATTCCCGGGATGCGAAAGGACGGGAGATGATCGTCGTCTGCCTGATCAATGACCCGCAGGCTGCCCGCGCCCGCCCCTTCCAGGACAGCCTGCTTGCCTGGCTGTTTGCGCGGCCGTGA
- the tviC gene encoding Vi polysaccharide biosynthesis UDP-N-acetylglucosaminuronic acid C-4 epimerase TviC — protein sequence MHAPAYAALCEELARSPRTWLITGVAGFIGSNLLETLLRLDQHVVGLDNFATGHRRNLDEVRTLMSPTQWQRFTFLEGDIRDLDLCRQACRGVDYVLHQAALGSVPRSIEDPVATNQSNVDGFLHMLVAARDAGVQSFIYAASSSTYGDHPRLPKVEDEIGQPLSPYAVTKYVNELYAEVFDRCYGFRSIGLRYFNIFGPRQDPEGAYAAVIPKWIAAMIRDEPVYINGDGETSRDFCYVENAIQANLLAATTRDEAARGQVYNIAVGRRTTLNELFELLRAELAPRFPHLKDKRPLHRDFRPGDVRHSLADISKAQRLLHYQPTHTVEEGLRIAMDWYVRDFARHR from the coding sequence ATGCATGCCCCTGCCTACGCCGCCCTGTGCGAGGAGCTTGCCCGCAGTCCCCGCACCTGGCTCATCACTGGTGTCGCCGGTTTCATCGGCTCCAACCTCCTGGAAACCTTGCTGCGTTTGGACCAGCACGTGGTGGGGTTGGACAACTTCGCCACCGGCCACCGGCGCAATCTCGATGAAGTCCGCACCCTGATGAGCCCCACCCAGTGGCAGCGCTTCACCTTCCTCGAAGGGGACATCCGCGATCTTGACCTCTGCCGCCAGGCCTGCCGGGGTGTGGACTACGTCCTGCATCAGGCGGCATTGGGTTCGGTGCCCCGCTCCATCGAGGACCCCGTGGCCACCAACCAGAGCAATGTCGATGGCTTCCTCCACATGCTGGTGGCGGCGAGGGATGCGGGCGTGCAAAGCTTCATCTATGCCGCCTCCAGCTCCACCTACGGCGATCACCCGCGTCTGCCCAAGGTGGAGGACGAGATCGGCCAGCCTCTTTCCCCCTACGCGGTGACCAAGTACGTCAACGAACTGTATGCCGAAGTGTTCGACCGCTGCTATGGCTTTCGCAGCATCGGGCTTCGCTACTTCAACATCTTCGGCCCGCGCCAGGATCCGGAAGGCGCCTACGCGGCGGTGATTCCCAAATGGATCGCCGCCATGATCCGCGATGAGCCCGTCTACATCAATGGCGACGGGGAAACCAGCCGGGATTTCTGCTACGTGGAGAACGCCATCCAAGCCAATCTCCTCGCCGCCACCACCCGGGACGAGGCGGCACGCGGCCAGGTCTACAACATTGCCGTCGGCCGCCGCACCACCCTCAATGAACTCTTTGAGCTGTTGCGTGCCGAACTCGCCCCGCGCTTTCCCCACCTCAAGGACAAGCGCCCCCTCCACCGGGATTTCCGCCCCGGCGATGTGCGTCATTCCCTGGCCGACATCTCCAAGGCCCAACGCCTGCTGCACTACCAGCCCACCCACACCGTGGAGGAGGGACTGCGCATCGCCATGGACTGGTATGTGCGGGATTTCGCCCGCCACCGCTGA